Below is a window of Paraburkholderia azotifigens DNA.
ACGGCACGGTGATGGCCTATGTGCTGCCCACGCTGGTGGCGATGGCCTTCGGTTACGCAATCGTCGAGCTCGCGCTGCAGCAGGCGCTGGTCGGCCTGAAATGGGCATGGGCCGCGTTCATCCTGCTCGTGGTCGGCGCGGTGATGGCGATGGTGCCCGTCGCGGCCGGTCAGGCATCCGTGCTCTTCACCTTCTATCCGCCCATGATCGGCAGTCCGTTCTACTACCTCGGCGTCGTGCTCGTCGTGGTCGGCTCGTGGATCTGGGTCGCGCTGATGGGCATCAACCTGCGCATCTGGAAGCGCGCGAATCCCGGCAAGCCGGTGCCGCTCGCGATGTATGCAAACGTGGCGGGCGCGTATCTGTGGGCGTGGACGGCCGTCGGCGCGGCGCTCGAAATCCTGTTCCAGATCCTGCCTGTCGCGCTCGGCCTGAAGTCGACCATCGACGCCGGCCTCGCGCGCGTGCTGTTTTCGTGGACGCTGCACGCGATCGTCTATTTCTGGCTGGTGCCGTCGTATATCGCGTATTACACGCTGGTGCCGCGCGCGATCGGCGGCAGGCTGTACAGCGATTCGATGGCGCGCGTGTCGTTCATCCTGTTCCTCGTGTTCGCGATGCCGATCGGCATCCACCATCTGTTCGCCGATCCGCAGGTCGGCGCGGGCTTCAAGTTCGTGCACGCAGTGTTCACGGGCATGGTGTCGGTGCCGACGCTGCTCACCGTGTTCACGATCTGCGCGTCGGTGGAAATCGCCGGACGGCTGCGCGGCGGCAAGGGCGCGTTCGGCTGGCTGAAGGCGCTGCCGTGGGACAACCCGATGATGCTCGTGATCGCGTTCTCGTTCATCATGCTCGGCTTCGGCGGCGCGGGCGGGCTCATCAACATGAGCTATCAGCTAAACGAAACGATCCACAACACGCAGTGGGTCACGGGGCACTTCCATCTGATCTTCGGCGGCGCGATCGTCATCATGTACTTTGCGATCGCGTATGAACTGTGGCCGCAGCTGACGGGCCGCGCGATCTGGTCCGTCCGTCTGGTGCGCTGGCAGCTGTGGCTGTGGTTCATCGGCATGATGGTCGTCACGCTGCCGTGGCACTACGTCGGCCTGCTCGGCGCGCCGCGCCGCATGGCCTATTACGACTACAGCAATCCCGCGATCGCGCCGCAGGCCATCTGGGTCGCAGTGTCCGCATTCGGCGGACTGATCCTCGTGATTTCCGGCCTGCTGTTCCTGTACATCCTCGCGAAGTCGCAGTTCGGCACGCTCGAGCAGCCGAAGGAGTTCCGCTTCAGCGCGACCGTGCATCCCGTCGAGCGTGTGCCTGCTGCGCTGAACAGCTTCGGCCTGTGGGTCGCGCTGATGATCGGACTGACGGTGGTCAACTACAGCGTGCCCATCGCGCAGCTGCTCGGCTTGCAGCAGACGTCGGTGCCGGCCGTGTCGGTGGGAGCGCGGTGATGAACGAAGAACGCGTCTTCAGCTTCAGCAACCGATGGTTCACGTCGAGCGTGCTCGGCACGATCGCCATTGCCGTTGTGTCGATTCTGATTGGCTTCGTCTGGCTGCCGTCGAAGCATGCCGACTTCACGCAGCGCGGACTGTGGGCAACGATCTGCAGCGCGGCGGGCGCGCCGTCGAGCTGGTACACGCAAAGCGAGAACATCGCCGGCCCCGCGCCGAGCAACGTGCTCGTGCTGCCGCCCGCGCCGCCGTGGGGCCGCGAGCGGCCAGGCGCCGAGTCGATCGGGCGCGGCGCGACGCTCGCGCAGAACTGCTCGATGTGCCACGGCGTGGTAAGCCTGATCCAGGTCACGGCGCCCGTGCTCGCCGGACAGTATGCCGACGTCGTCTACAAGCAGTTGCGCGACTACCAGAGCGGCCAGCGCGTGAACTCGATCATGCCGCCCATCATCGCGCGTCTGAACGATCGCGACCTGCACGATCTGGCCAACTACTATTCGACGCTGCCGCGTCCCGCCGCCGTCGAGCAGCGCACGGCCGAGGACGTGAGCATCCGCAAGCTCGTCAGTGAAGGCTCGCCGATGCGCAACATCGCACCCTGCGCGGCCTGTCACGGCGACCTCGACCGCAAGGGCGCCGCGCCGTGGCTGGGCGGCCAGTCGTCGGTGTATATGGCGGCGCAGCTGCGCGCGTTTGCGAACGGCGACCGGCGTAACGACATCAACGAGCAGATGCGCAACGTCGCGCGCCACATGACGCCGGAGGAAATCGACGGCGTCGCGAAGTATTACGCGCAGCGGCCTTAAACGCGTCACGCCAGAAGAAGAACGGCGGTGCAGGCTTGAATGCCTGCACCGCCGTTTTGTTTTGCACAGCCTTTACCGATACCTTCAGACGGCTTCCGCCGTCTCCAGCGGCAGCGCCGCTTCCTTCGTCTGGACCAGGGCGCGGCGCGCGGCCACACGCGACGATACAGCCTGCGCGCTATCCGTCTTGAAGACGGAAACCGCGTCCGTCAGGCGACGCGCCTGCTCTTCGAGCGAACTCGCC
It encodes the following:
- a CDS encoding c-type cytochrome, with amino-acid sequence MNEERVFSFSNRWFTSSVLGTIAIAVVSILIGFVWLPSKHADFTQRGLWATICSAAGAPSSWYTQSENIAGPAPSNVLVLPPAPPWGRERPGAESIGRGATLAQNCSMCHGVVSLIQVTAPVLAGQYADVVYKQLRDYQSGQRVNSIMPPIIARLNDRDLHDLANYYSTLPRPAAVEQRTAEDVSIRKLVSEGSPMRNIAPCAACHGDLDRKGAAPWLGGQSSVYMAAQLRAFANGDRRNDINEQMRNVARHMTPEEIDGVAKYYAQRP
- a CDS encoding b(o/a)3-type cytochrome-c oxidase subunit 1, with the translated sequence MFHAKRLVLAHFWLAFIAFGIALLLGAWQMLVRSPLHPWIGQPELYYRSVTAHGTVMAYVLPTLVAMAFGYAIVELALQQALVGLKWAWAAFILLVVGAVMAMVPVAAGQASVLFTFYPPMIGSPFYYLGVVLVVVGSWIWVALMGINLRIWKRANPGKPVPLAMYANVAGAYLWAWTAVGAALEILFQILPVALGLKSTIDAGLARVLFSWTLHAIVYFWLVPSYIAYYTLVPRAIGGRLYSDSMARVSFILFLVFAMPIGIHHLFADPQVGAGFKFVHAVFTGMVSVPTLLTVFTICASVEIAGRLRGGKGAFGWLKALPWDNPMMLVIAFSFIMLGFGGAGGLINMSYQLNETIHNTQWVTGHFHLIFGGAIVIMYFAIAYELWPQLTGRAIWSVRLVRWQLWLWFIGMMVVTLPWHYVGLLGAPRRMAYYDYSNPAIAPQAIWVAVSAFGGLILVISGLLFLYILAKSQFGTLEQPKEFRFSATVHPVERVPAALNSFGLWVALMIGLTVVNYSVPIAQLLGLQQTSVPAVSVGAR